In one Curtobacterium citreum genomic region, the following are encoded:
- a CDS encoding DNA-directed RNA polymerase subunit alpha, protein MLIAQRPTLTEESISEYRSRFVIEPLEPGFGYTLGNSLRRTLLSSIPGAAVTSIRIDGVLHEFSTVPGVKEDVTEIILNIKSLVVSSEHDEPITAYLRKQGAGQVTAADISAPAGVEIHNPDLVIATLNDTARFELELTIERGRGYVSATQNRSEFSEAGQIPIDSIYSPVLKVTYRVEATRAGERTDFDRLVVDVETKPAISPRDAIASAGRTLVELFGLARELNTAAEGIEIGPAPVDAVLSNELQTPIEDLDLSVRSYNCLKREGINTVSELVALSETQLMNIRNFGQKSVDEVKDKLTELGLSLKDTVPGFDGAHFYSGYDEDESN, encoded by the coding sequence GTGCTCATTGCACAGCGCCCCACCCTGACCGAGGAGTCGATCTCCGAGTACCGCTCGCGCTTCGTCATCGAGCCGCTCGAGCCGGGCTTCGGTTACACCCTCGGCAACTCGCTGCGCCGCACGCTCCTCTCCTCGATCCCCGGCGCGGCCGTCACCAGCATCCGCATCGACGGTGTCCTCCACGAGTTCAGCACCGTGCCCGGTGTCAAGGAAGACGTCACCGAGATCATCCTCAACATCAAGAGCCTCGTCGTCTCCTCGGAGCACGACGAGCCGATCACCGCGTACCTGCGCAAGCAGGGTGCCGGTCAGGTCACCGCCGCGGACATCTCCGCTCCGGCCGGTGTCGAGATCCACAACCCGGACCTCGTCATCGCGACCCTGAACGACACCGCGCGGTTCGAGCTCGAGCTGACGATCGAGCGTGGCCGTGGCTACGTGTCGGCCACGCAGAACCGTTCCGAGTTCAGCGAGGCCGGTCAGATCCCGATCGACTCGATCTACTCGCCGGTCCTCAAGGTCACCTACCGCGTCGAGGCGACGCGTGCCGGTGAGCGCACGGACTTCGACCGCCTGGTCGTCGACGTCGAGACGAAGCCGGCGATCTCGCCGCGCGACGCCATCGCGTCGGCCGGCCGCACGCTGGTCGAGCTGTTCGGTCTCGCTCGCGAGCTGAACACGGCGGCCGAGGGCATCGAGATCGGCCCCGCGCCGGTCGACGCGGTGCTCTCGAACGAGCTGCAGACCCCGATCGAGGACCTCGACCTGTCGGTCCGCAGCTACAACTGCCTCAAGCGGGAGGGCATCAACACGGTGTCCGAGCTCGTCGCCCTGTCGGAGACGCAGCTCATGAACATCCGCAACTTCGGTCAGAAGTCGGTGGACGAGGTCAAGGACAAGCTCACCGAGCTCGGCCTGTCCCTCAAGGACACCGTCCCCGGATTCGACGGCGCCCACTTCTACAGCGGGTACGACGAGGACGAGTCCAACTGA
- the rpsM gene encoding 30S ribosomal protein S13 gives MARLAGVDIPREKRVEIALTYIYGVGRTRAVQALAETGISGDIRVKDLTDDQLVALRDFIEGNYKVEGDLRREVAADIRRKVEIGSYEGLRHRRGLPVRGQRTKTNARTRKGPKRTVAGKKKAR, from the coding sequence ATGGCACGTCTAGCAGGCGTCGACATCCCGCGCGAGAAGCGCGTGGAGATCGCACTCACGTACATCTACGGCGTCGGCCGTACCCGCGCGGTCCAGGCACTCGCCGAGACCGGTATCTCCGGTGACATCCGCGTCAAGGACCTGACCGACGACCAGCTCGTCGCCCTCCGTGACTTCATCGAGGGCAACTACAAGGTGGAGGGTGACCTCCGCCGCGAGGTCGCCGCCGACATCCGCCGCAAGGTCGAGATCGGTAGCTACGAGGGTCTCCGCCACCGTCGTGGTCTCCCGGTGCGCGGTCAGCGCACCAAGACCAACGCGCGTACCCGCAAGGGACCGAAGCGCACCGTGGCAGGCAAGAAGAAGGCCCGATAG
- a CDS encoding FUSC family protein yields the protein MARAERITGVGRRVWQWSRDSGTQPRLLLAAKAALAAVIAWTLAKYAPGVAAEYPYYAPLGAIVAMRTTVFAGIRAGVQTLVGITLGILIAGFTMLVGDPGVIAVALVVGLGVLVSGFRILGEGYSWVPMAALFVLLVGGGNAENYSFAYVVQMGIGIAIGLAVNFVIVPPLHFWDAERRIDQVNGVLAEHLDDLADVLDEGEPDVHAWDRQQAKLDRAIADVRDRVSVAQESRRMNPRSALRGSRARLATDGARFRALERAAWYTTDLTELVASSGPVADSLGRPDPAFAGPFAAALRQVACVVRGECPEDEGDRAIARLEEALDASRSNPSHVTVTSSAIIALRGVLESEKRATEDVDTKTGPFGRKR from the coding sequence ATGGCACGAGCAGAGCGGATCACCGGCGTGGGGCGCCGCGTGTGGCAGTGGAGCCGCGACTCGGGGACGCAGCCGCGGCTGCTGCTCGCGGCGAAGGCCGCGCTCGCGGCCGTGATCGCGTGGACGCTGGCGAAGTACGCCCCCGGGGTGGCCGCCGAGTACCCGTACTACGCGCCGCTCGGGGCCATCGTCGCGATGCGGACGACCGTGTTCGCCGGCATCCGTGCGGGGGTGCAGACGCTCGTGGGGATCACGCTCGGGATCCTCATCGCCGGGTTCACGATGCTCGTCGGCGACCCGGGGGTGATCGCCGTCGCGCTCGTGGTCGGGCTCGGGGTGCTCGTGAGCGGGTTCCGGATCCTCGGCGAGGGGTACTCGTGGGTGCCGATGGCGGCGCTCTTCGTGCTGCTCGTCGGCGGGGGCAACGCCGAGAACTACTCGTTCGCGTACGTCGTGCAGATGGGCATCGGGATCGCCATCGGCCTCGCGGTGAACTTCGTGATCGTGCCGCCGCTGCACTTCTGGGACGCGGAACGGCGCATCGACCAGGTGAACGGGGTCCTGGCGGAGCACCTGGACGACCTCGCCGACGTCCTCGACGAGGGCGAACCCGACGTGCACGCGTGGGACCGGCAGCAGGCGAAGCTCGACCGGGCGATCGCGGACGTGCGGGACCGGGTGTCGGTCGCGCAGGAGAGTCGCCGGATGAACCCGCGCTCGGCCCTCCGCGGCTCGCGGGCCCGGCTCGCCACCGACGGCGCTCGGTTCCGTGCCCTGGAACGAGCCGCTTGGTACACGACGGACCTCACCGAACTCGTGGCCAGTTCCGGTCCGGTCGCGGACAGCCTCGGGCGCCCGGACCCGGCGTTCGCCGGACCGTTCGCGGCGGCGCTCCGCCAGGTCGCCTGCGTGGTGCGCGGCGAGTGCCCGGAGGACGAGGGTGACCGTGCGATCGCGCGGCTCGAGGAGGCGCTCGACGCCAGCCGCTCGAACCCCTCGCACGTGACCGTCACCTCGAGTGCGATCATCGCCCTGCGCGGGGTGCTCGAGTCGGAGAAGCGCGCGACCGAGGACGTCGACACGAAGACGGGACCGTTCGGCCGGAAGCGGTGA
- a CDS encoding LCP family protein has translation MPNAPRRPLASHGRLPRRRGWATAATVVASALAVVLVSGTSVAAIAGAQLATAPHTVQLSKDDQNTAKAADITAIKGGANILLIGSDTRIGQFDSDEDVEGARNDVTILVHISQDHQQLTAVSFPRDLKVPIPACTNPQTGTTYPAASSELINESLGHGGVSCVVDTVENLTGLTIPYAGLITFDGVIEMSNALGGVDVCVAKPIDDTYTGLQLSAGQHTLAGQDALAFLRSRHGVGDGSDLARISSQQVFLSALLRKVTSDGTLSNPILLYKLAGAALSNMTLSDGLAQTRTLVGLASTLRGMSTSNMLFVQYPVVDDPADTAHVLVSEGPAHALNVALQQDQKTSLTDSTTGRASAESPDAGGTPAAGSTPTATGAPATGGTSTGGTAATATPSATPLPSSITGQSASEQTCSVGN, from the coding sequence GTGCCGAACGCGCCCCGCCGCCCCCTCGCCAGCCACGGACGCCTGCCGCGCCGTCGCGGGTGGGCGACCGCTGCCACCGTCGTCGCCTCGGCCCTGGCGGTGGTGCTCGTGAGCGGGACGAGCGTGGCGGCGATCGCGGGAGCGCAGCTCGCCACCGCGCCGCACACCGTGCAGCTGAGCAAGGACGACCAGAACACCGCGAAGGCCGCCGACATCACCGCGATCAAGGGCGGCGCGAACATCCTGCTCATCGGCAGCGACACCCGGATCGGGCAGTTCGACTCGGACGAGGACGTCGAGGGCGCCCGGAACGACGTCACGATCCTCGTCCACATCTCGCAGGACCACCAGCAGCTCACCGCCGTCAGCTTCCCGCGCGACCTGAAGGTGCCGATCCCGGCGTGCACGAACCCCCAGACCGGGACGACCTACCCCGCGGCGAGCAGTGAGCTCATCAACGAGTCGCTCGGTCACGGCGGCGTCTCGTGCGTGGTGGACACGGTGGAGAACCTGACCGGCCTGACCATCCCGTACGCCGGCCTCATCACGTTCGACGGCGTCATCGAGATGTCGAACGCGCTCGGCGGCGTCGACGTCTGCGTCGCGAAGCCGATCGACGACACCTACACCGGGCTGCAGCTCTCCGCCGGCCAGCACACCCTCGCCGGCCAGGACGCGCTCGCGTTCCTCCGCAGCCGGCACGGTGTCGGCGACGGCAGTGACCTCGCCCGGATCAGTTCGCAGCAGGTCTTCCTGTCCGCGCTCCTGCGCAAGGTGACCTCGGACGGCACGCTCTCGAACCCGATCCTGCTCTACAAGCTCGCCGGGGCGGCCCTGTCGAACATGACCCTGTCCGACGGCCTCGCGCAGACACGCACCCTCGTCGGCCTCGCCTCGACCCTTCGCGGCATGAGCACGTCGAACATGCTGTTCGTGCAGTACCCCGTCGTCGACGACCCGGCGGACACCGCGCACGTGCTCGTGTCGGAGGGGCCCGCCCACGCGCTCAACGTCGCGCTGCAGCAGGACCAGAAGACCTCGCTGACCGACTCGACCACGGGCCGCGCGTCCGCCGAGTCCCCCGACGCGGGCGGGACCCCGGCAGCCGGTTCGACGCCCACAGCGACCGGAGCACCGGCAACGGGCGGGACGTCGACGGGCGGGACCGCCGCGACCGCGACGCCGAGTGCGACGCCGCTGCCCTCGAGCATCACCGGGCAGAGCGCCTCCGAGCAGACCTGCTCCGTCGGCAACTGA
- the rplQ gene encoding 50S ribosomal protein L17 — MPKPTKGPRLGGGPAHERLLLSNLANALFTHGRITTTETKAKRLRPVAERLITFAKRGDLHARRRVISILRDKSVVHTLFTEIAPQVEDRQGGYTRITKLGFRKGDNAPLASIELVLEPVSGKPAPVKRDAAPAAAAPAAAETPAEEAPVEETETTEESAPVETENETEAAAEVEDDAAAKGDDAEADDTK, encoded by the coding sequence ATGCCGAAGCCCACCAAGGGCCCCCGCCTCGGTGGCGGTCCCGCCCACGAGCGCCTGCTGCTGAGCAACCTCGCCAACGCCCTGTTCACGCACGGTCGCATCACGACCACCGAGACGAAGGCCAAGCGCCTGCGTCCCGTCGCCGAGCGTCTCATCACGTTCGCGAAGCGTGGCGACCTGCACGCGCGTCGTCGCGTGATCAGCATCCTGCGCGACAAGTCCGTCGTGCACACGCTGTTCACCGAGATCGCCCCGCAGGTCGAGGACCGTCAGGGCGGCTACACCCGCATCACGAAGCTCGGCTTCCGCAAGGGTGACAACGCGCCGCTCGCCTCGATCGAGCTCGTGCTCGAGCCGGTCTCGGGCAAGCCCGCCCCGGTCAAGCGCGACGCCGCCCCGGCTGCTGCCGCGCCGGCCGCTGCCGAGACCCCCGCCGAGGAGGCCCCGGTCGAAGAGACCGAGACCACCGAGGAGTCGGCCCCGGTCGAGACCGAGAACGAGACCGAGGCTGCTGCCGAGGTCGAGGACGACGCCGCCGCCAAGGGCGACGACGCCGAGGCTGACGACACCAAGTAG
- a CDS encoding ATP-binding cassette domain-containing protein: MTTTPLAVEATGLVKTFGSNRAVDGVDLRVEAGTVYGVLGPNGAGKTTTISMLATLLKPDGGEARVFGHDVRREPQTVRSLIGVTGQYASVDETLSATENLVIFARLLGLSRGDAKRRATELLERFGLTEAASRPLKAFSGGMRRRLDLAASLIAQPPLIFLDEPTTGLDPRTRAQMWDTIRELVATGSTVLLTTQYLDEADQLADRIAVIDHGRVVAEGTADDLKSSVGTASLQLRLADADPESLATAATLVERVLGTPAVVSPEGARLTAPMTAPDRVTDLLVSFRDAGVSLAEMSVQKPTLDEVFLTITGSPSSPDDQAETERALEGSLA, from the coding sequence ATGACCACCACCCCCCTCGCGGTCGAGGCAACCGGCCTCGTCAAGACCTTCGGGTCGAACCGCGCCGTGGACGGCGTCGACCTCCGTGTGGAGGCCGGGACCGTCTACGGCGTGCTCGGGCCGAACGGCGCCGGCAAGACGACCACCATCTCGATGCTCGCGACCCTGCTCAAGCCGGACGGCGGCGAGGCCCGCGTCTTCGGCCACGACGTCCGCCGCGAGCCGCAGACCGTCCGCTCCCTGATCGGCGTGACGGGGCAGTACGCGAGCGTCGACGAGACCCTCAGCGCCACCGAGAACCTCGTCATCTTCGCGCGGCTGCTCGGCCTGTCCCGCGGCGACGCGAAGCGCAGGGCGACCGAGCTGCTCGAGCGGTTCGGCCTGACCGAGGCGGCCTCCCGTCCCCTCAAGGCGTTCTCCGGCGGCATGCGTCGTCGCCTCGACCTGGCGGCGAGCCTGATCGCGCAGCCGCCGCTGATCTTCCTCGACGAGCCGACCACGGGGCTCGACCCGCGGACCCGCGCGCAGATGTGGGACACGATCCGGGAGCTCGTCGCGACCGGGTCGACCGTGCTGCTCACGACGCAGTACCTCGACGAGGCCGACCAGCTCGCCGACCGCATCGCCGTGATCGACCACGGCCGCGTCGTCGCCGAGGGCACCGCCGACGACCTGAAGTCCTCGGTCGGCACGGCCTCGCTGCAGCTGCGCCTGGCGGACGCCGACCCGGAGTCCCTCGCGACGGCGGCCACGCTCGTCGAGCGGGTGCTCGGCACGCCGGCCGTGGTCAGCCCGGAGGGCGCGCGCCTGACCGCACCGATGACGGCGCCCGACCGCGTCACCGACCTGCTCGTGTCGTTCCGCGACGCGGGTGTCTCCCTCGCCGAGATGAGCGTGCAGAAGCCGACGCTCGACGAGGTGTTCCTCACCATCACCGGTTCGCCGTCGTCCCCGGACGACCAGGCCGAGACCGAGCGCGCGCTCGAAGGGAGCCTCGCATGA
- the rpmJ gene encoding 50S ribosomal protein L36, translating to MKVNPSVKPICEHCRVIRRKGRVMVICKSNPRHKQRQG from the coding sequence ATGAAGGTCAACCCCAGCGTCAAGCCCATCTGCGAGCACTGCCGAGTGATCCGCCGGAAGGGCCGCGTCATGGTGATCTGCAAGAGCAACCCGCGCCACAAGCAGCGCCAGGGCTGA
- the infA gene encoding translation initiation factor IF-1: MAKKDGVIEIEGSVLEALPNAMFRVELTNGHKVLAHISGKMRQHYIRILPEDRVIVELSPYDLTRGRIVYRYK; the protein is encoded by the coding sequence ATGGCCAAGAAAGACGGCGTCATCGAGATCGAGGGCTCGGTGCTCGAAGCTCTGCCCAACGCGATGTTCCGCGTTGAGCTGACCAACGGACACAAGGTCCTCGCGCACATCTCCGGGAAGATGCGCCAGCACTACATCCGCATCCTCCCCGAGGACCGCGTGATCGTGGAGCTGAGCCCGTACGACCTGACCCGCGGCCGGATCGTCTACCGCTACAAGTGA
- a CDS encoding ABC transporter permease — MTTVLEPTTTAAPRVTPRPGVGGSGLAATVRQSFTMAYRGLVKIRRTPEQLFDVTLMPIVFTVMFTYIFGGAISGDVGSYLPVIIPGILVQTAITSSVVTGVQLREDMDKGVFDRFRSLPIARIAPLAGALLADTVRYAIATTITFVVGIVMGLRPAGGLGAVLLAALLVIVVAWAISWVFAYFGVIARTASSVSGIANLVLFPLTFLSNAFVPTNTLPAWLRWFTEVNPVSHLITAVRDLVNHGTVSGDLWLSLLGAAVIVAVFAPLTVRAYMRKA, encoded by the coding sequence ATGACCACCGTCCTCGAACCCACCACCACCGCCGCACCCCGGGTCACCCCGCGTCCGGGTGTCGGTGGCTCCGGCCTCGCCGCCACGGTCCGTCAGTCGTTCACGATGGCGTACCGCGGCCTCGTCAAGATCCGTCGGACGCCCGAGCAGCTGTTCGACGTGACGCTCATGCCGATCGTCTTCACCGTGATGTTCACGTACATCTTCGGCGGGGCGATCTCCGGCGACGTCGGCAGCTACCTGCCCGTGATCATCCCCGGCATCCTCGTGCAGACGGCGATCACGTCGTCGGTCGTCACCGGTGTCCAGCTCCGCGAGGACATGGACAAGGGCGTCTTCGACCGCTTCCGCTCCCTGCCGATCGCCCGCATCGCCCCGTTGGCCGGTGCCCTCCTCGCCGACACCGTCCGGTACGCGATCGCCACGACGATCACCTTCGTGGTCGGCATCGTGATGGGCCTGCGCCCGGCCGGCGGCCTCGGTGCGGTGCTGCTCGCCGCCCTGCTGGTGATCGTGGTCGCGTGGGCGATCAGCTGGGTCTTCGCGTACTTCGGCGTCATCGCCCGCACCGCGTCGAGCGTGTCCGGCATCGCGAACCTCGTGCTCTTCCCGCTGACGTTCCTGTCGAACGCGTTCGTCCCGACGAACACGCTCCCCGCGTGGCTCCGGTGGTTCACCGAGGTCAACCCGGTCTCGCACCTCATCACGGCGGTCCGCGACCTGGTGAACCACGGCACCGTCAGCGGCGACCTGTGGCTGAGCCTGCTCGGCGCCGCGGTCATCGTCGCGGTGTTCGCGCCGCTGACGGTCCGCGCGTACATGCGGAAGGCCTGA
- a CDS encoding BTAD domain-containing putative transcriptional regulator has protein sequence MPNDCRISVLGPVSVADRSGVPTAVPGALARVFLVALVLARGQTLTTEALIDELWPEERPRGARAALQTLVSRLRRSVADGLVVSTSTGYALGGGDDGDVDLLRAERAAASDDAAAVRAALDAWRGDPGSDVEGTAGEELAERAAAARRALRRRLAGLLLDAGDTAEAAAVWLAETTADPFDEVAVAGCMHALAADGRVTEALAVFAAHRDRLVEELGADPSAELVRLNADLLRRSVPTAGAARRIGLRAAPNALVGREADLAAVTDLLAHHRLVTVLGAGGLGKTRLAQAVAAGLPATTAVVVCELAPLTDADDLLPALAALLGIAEVRSARSIRDAVATDLRSRVVGVLDDGPTVLVLDNCEHLVAGVARQTAELLAAAPSLRVLATSRAPLAVAGEVVAPLAPLPVAEDGAAVRLFTDRARAARPGAVLPVDAVRRICTRLDGSPLAIELAAARVRGMSVEEVERRLDDRFALLRGGDRSAPERHRTLLAVIEWSWRLLDPGAQELLTRLALFPDGVPVDAVQAVAPGGDDLVAFDDLAELVEQSLVQLVETEGEPVRYRLLETVREFGAARLTDRGAIDEVRAAMTSWGRGFSAARNLFATSGPAQLVAFREVRREAENLVTLLRWALRDDDVPTVAHVFAALAGYWTFRGTHGEVVAAAPDVVALLRDRPVASDARAATVVSLVLCGASAAFGDLRTSARAISTLRRLRRTGTTGLPVLDAETDLLLSLGRPAEGTALLVRLREDRDPGVACLAHMLSAPLAENAGEPEAAFRYARRAAELSAVTGDAWTSGSAAVTLTQLHAQGGRYAEALATAEAAREQLERFGADDDLYEISWTVGLASAATGDLHRARTIAEDLRLRPVTLRGGPQDGAAQVGVLALAIDAECARWAGDPDRAAAAYTAAWDLLRDPRTRAVHWRLMAGAARIAAVDEHERARDREHEREQEPERDRGSGGPDRAADANRSDGAATRLPAGERDVARRLRTGALVQLRLRSAWLDMPVVGTAMLGLAIALLRDGRTADAARCWAVATRVGTRQDYAVLAHARVRPLLVAGVGEQALADAETTSSGWGPDEVVVRTRALLEELRVEG, from the coding sequence GTGCCGAACGACTGCCGGATCAGCGTGCTCGGGCCCGTGTCGGTCGCCGATCGGTCCGGGGTGCCGACGGCCGTGCCGGGTGCGCTCGCGCGGGTGTTCCTCGTCGCGCTGGTGCTCGCCCGGGGGCAGACCCTGACGACCGAGGCGCTCATCGACGAGCTGTGGCCGGAGGAGCGTCCCCGGGGCGCCCGTGCGGCCCTGCAGACGCTCGTGTCCCGGCTCCGCCGGAGCGTGGCGGACGGCCTGGTCGTCTCGACGAGCACCGGGTACGCGCTCGGTGGCGGCGACGACGGCGACGTCGACCTCCTCCGCGCCGAGCGTGCGGCCGCGAGCGACGACGCGGCCGCCGTCCGTGCGGCGCTCGATGCCTGGCGCGGCGACCCGGGATCGGACGTCGAGGGAACTGCGGGCGAGGAGCTCGCCGAGCGTGCGGCCGCGGCGCGTCGTGCGCTCCGACGACGGCTCGCGGGGCTCCTGCTCGACGCCGGTGACACCGCCGAGGCCGCCGCGGTCTGGCTCGCCGAGACCACCGCGGACCCCTTCGACGAGGTGGCGGTGGCCGGGTGCATGCACGCCCTCGCCGCGGACGGCCGGGTGACCGAGGCGCTCGCGGTGTTCGCGGCGCACCGGGACCGGCTGGTCGAGGAGCTCGGGGCCGATCCCTCCGCCGAGCTCGTGCGACTGAACGCCGACCTGCTCCGCCGCTCAGTCCCGACCGCAGGTGCCGCGCGACGGATCGGCCTCCGGGCCGCGCCGAACGCCCTGGTCGGGCGCGAGGCCGACCTCGCCGCCGTCACGGACCTGCTGGCGCACCACCGGCTCGTCACGGTGCTCGGTGCCGGTGGTCTCGGCAAGACCCGGCTCGCGCAGGCCGTCGCGGCGGGACTCCCCGCGACGACGGCGGTCGTGGTGTGCGAGCTCGCCCCGCTGACCGACGCCGACGACCTGCTGCCGGCGCTCGCCGCGCTGCTCGGGATCGCCGAGGTGCGCTCGGCGCGGTCGATCCGGGACGCCGTCGCCACGGACCTGCGCAGCCGCGTCGTCGGGGTGCTCGACGACGGGCCGACCGTGCTCGTGCTCGACAACTGCGAGCACCTCGTCGCCGGGGTCGCACGGCAGACCGCCGAGCTGCTCGCGGCGGCGCCGTCGCTCCGGGTGCTCGCGACCTCGCGCGCACCGCTCGCCGTCGCCGGCGAGGTCGTGGCCCCCCTCGCCCCGCTCCCCGTCGCCGAGGACGGGGCTGCCGTCCGGCTCTTCACGGACCGTGCCCGCGCGGCCCGCCCCGGAGCGGTGCTGCCGGTCGACGCGGTCCGGCGCATCTGCACGCGGCTGGACGGGTCCCCGCTCGCGATCGAGCTCGCCGCCGCGCGCGTCCGCGGCATGAGCGTCGAGGAGGTCGAACGACGGCTCGACGACCGGTTCGCCCTGCTGCGCGGCGGTGACCGCAGCGCCCCCGAACGGCACCGCACGCTGCTCGCGGTGATCGAGTGGAGCTGGCGGCTCCTCGACCCCGGGGCGCAGGAGCTCCTGACCCGGCTCGCGCTCTTCCCGGACGGGGTCCCCGTCGACGCCGTCCAGGCCGTGGCGCCGGGCGGGGACGACCTCGTGGCGTTCGACGACCTCGCCGAGCTCGTCGAGCAGTCCCTCGTGCAGCTCGTCGAGACCGAGGGGGAGCCGGTGCGCTACCGGCTGCTCGAGACCGTCCGCGAGTTCGGGGCCGCACGGCTGACCGACCGTGGCGCGATCGACGAGGTCCGCGCCGCGATGACGTCCTGGGGTCGCGGGTTCTCGGCGGCGCGGAACCTGTTCGCCACCTCCGGTCCCGCGCAGCTCGTCGCGTTCCGGGAGGTCCGGCGGGAGGCCGAGAACCTCGTGACGCTGCTCCGGTGGGCGCTCCGGGACGACGACGTCCCGACGGTCGCGCACGTGTTCGCGGCGCTCGCCGGGTACTGGACGTTCCGCGGTACCCACGGCGAGGTCGTCGCCGCCGCCCCGGACGTCGTGGCCCTGCTCCGCGACCGACCCGTCGCGTCGGACGCCCGCGCGGCGACGGTCGTCTCGCTCGTGCTCTGCGGCGCCTCGGCGGCGTTCGGGGACCTGCGGACGAGCGCGCGAGCGATCTCGACGCTCCGACGGCTGCGACGGACCGGCACGACGGGGCTCCCGGTGCTCGACGCCGAGACCGACCTGCTCCTGTCACTCGGCCGACCGGCCGAGGGGACGGCCCTCCTCGTGCGCCTGCGGGAGGACCGCGACCCCGGGGTGGCCTGCCTCGCGCACATGCTCAGTGCACCGCTCGCCGAGAACGCCGGGGAACCGGAGGCGGCCTTCCGGTACGCCCGACGCGCCGCCGAGCTGTCGGCCGTGACCGGGGACGCGTGGACGAGCGGCTCGGCGGCGGTGACGCTCACGCAGCTGCACGCCCAGGGCGGCCGGTACGCCGAGGCCCTCGCCACCGCCGAGGCGGCCCGCGAGCAGCTCGAGCGGTTCGGCGCCGACGACGACCTGTACGAGATCAGCTGGACGGTCGGGCTCGCCTCGGCCGCCACCGGCGACCTGCACCGGGCCCGCACGATCGCCGAGGACCTGCGCCTGCGTCCGGTGACGCTCCGGGGTGGGCCGCAGGACGGTGCGGCGCAGGTGGGGGTGCTCGCGCTCGCGATCGACGCCGAGTGCGCGCGGTGGGCGGGCGACCCGGACCGGGCGGCCGCGGCGTACACCGCGGCGTGGGACCTGCTGCGGGACCCCCGCACCCGCGCGGTGCACTGGCGACTGATGGCCGGCGCGGCCCGCATCGCCGCCGTCGACGAACACGAACGAGCACGTGACCGCGAGCACGAACGCGAGCAGGAACCCGAACGCGACCGCGGAAGTGGTGGACCCGACCGCGCCGCGGACGCGAACCGGTCCGACGGTGCCGCCACGCGCCTCCCGGCCGGCGAACGCGACGTCGCACGCCGTCTGCGGACCGGGGCCCTCGTCCAGCTGCGCCTGCGGTCCGCGTGGCTCGACATGCCGGTCGTCGGGACCGCCATGCTCGGCCTGGCGATCGCGCTGCTGCGGGACGGCCGCACGGCGGACGCGGCCCGCTGCTGGGCGGTCGCCACGCGGGTCGGCACCCGGCAGGACTACGCCGTCCTCGCGCACGCACGGGTCCGGCCGCTCCTGGTCGCCGGTGTGGGCGAGCAGGCACTGGCGGACGCCGAGACGACCTCGTCCGGCTGGGGCCCGGACGAGGTCGTCGTGCGGACGCGGGCGCTCCTCGAAGAGCTCCGCGTCGAGGGGTGA
- the rpsK gene encoding 30S ribosomal protein S11: MATPKTAARKPRRKEKKNVAVGQAHIKSTFNNTIVSITDPSGAVLSWASSGAVGFKGSRKSTPFAAQLAAESAARQAQEHGVKKVDVFVKGPGSGRETAIRSLQAAGLEVGSINDVTPQAHNGCRPPKRRRV, from the coding sequence ATGGCTACCCCCAAGACTGCCGCGCGCAAGCCGCGTCGCAAGGAGAAGAAGAACGTCGCCGTGGGCCAGGCCCACATCAAGAGCACGTTCAACAACACCATCGTCAGCATCACCGACCCGTCGGGTGCCGTCCTCAGCTGGGCGTCCTCGGGTGCCGTGGGCTTCAAGGGTTCGCGCAAGTCGACGCCGTTCGCGGCGCAGCTCGCCGCCGAGTCCGCTGCCCGTCAGGCGCAGGAGCACGGTGTCAAGAAGGTCGACGTCTTCGTCAAGGGCCCGGGCTCGGGTCGCGAGACCGCGATCCGCTCGCTCCAGGCCGCTGGCCTCGAGGTCGGCTCGATCAACGACGTCACCCCCCAGGCGCACAACGGCTGCCGTCCGCCGAAGCGCCGCCGCGTCTGA